A window of Ictidomys tridecemlineatus isolate mIctTri1 chromosome 15, mIctTri1.hap1, whole genome shotgun sequence contains these coding sequences:
- the Eid2 gene encoding EP300-interacting inhibitor of differentiation 2 has translation MSQLPADSSVPQTDAASGDIGVPQAEVGGGRREPTPAPAAEGPEGPVAAAREGPVAAAREGPVAAARGGRMAAAREGRMAEARGGPVAAARGGPAAREGAMAGASRDARMAEVARLLGEPLEEESPEPRPRSRASNAGGLAALPYLRLRHPLSVLGINYQQFLRHYLENYPIAPGRIQELEERRRRFVEACRAREAAFDAEYQRNPQRVDFDILTFTIALTASEVINPLIEELGCDKFINRE, from the coding sequence ATGTCCCAGCTGCCCGCAGACAGCAGCGTCCCGCAGACGGACGCAGCTAGTGGCGACATCGGCGTCCCACAGGCGGAGGTAGGCGGCGGGAGGCGGGAGCCGACCCCGGCGCCGGCTGCGGAGGGCCCGGAGGGCCCGGTGGCGGCAGCCCGGGAGGGCCCCGTAGCGGCGGCCCGGGAAGGCCCGGTAGCGGCCGCCAGGGGAGGCCGAATGGCAGCGGCCAGGGAAGGCCGGATGGCGGAGGCCAGAGGAGGCCCTGTGGCGGCGGCCCGGGGAGGCCCGGCGGCCCGAGAAGGCGCGATGGCGGGGGCATCCAGGGATGCCCGGATGGCGGAGGTCGCCCGATTGCTGGGGGAGCCGCTGGAGGAGGAGAGTccggagcccaggcccaggtccaGGGCCAGCAACGCCGGGGGCCTGGCCGCGTTGCCCTATCTCCGCCTCCGCCACCCGCTTAGCGTTTTAGGAATTAATTACCAGCAGTTCCTCCGCCACTACCTGGAAAATTATCCGATCGCTCCGGGCAGAATACAGGAGCTGGAGGAGCGCCGCAGGCGGTTCGTGGAAGCCTGCCGAGCCCGGGAAGCCGCGTTTGACGCCGAGTATCAGCGCAATCCCCAGCGGGTGGATTTCgatattttaacatttaccaTAGCCCTGACTGCATCCGAAGTGATCAATCCTCTGATAGAAGAACTTGGTTGTGATAAGTTTATCAACAGAGAATAG